The genomic stretch CGGGACGTACACCTCGACATTCGTGCGGATGGGCGGATGCCCCTGGGCGTGTACCAGGATATCGGCACGATGCCAGGAAACGTCGACCGGCAGCGGCGTCGTGACAGGCAGGTGAGCGTCGAAGTAACCGTCTCTGTCGGTGGTCAAGCAGAGCGCGTTATCCCCAATCCGGATATCGACCTTGGCACCGGCAAGTCCGCGACGGAAGACGCGGCGCGCCACGTCTGCGGTATCGCGCAGCATGCCGCGTCTAGGAATGGCGCGGCCGAGCGCCGCTTGGCGGAACACTCGGCCCATGACGAAGATTTCCCGCTGAGAACCGTAGCCGCGATAGGGGTGTACCATCATCCCACTGCGGCCACTGTCCCGCTTCATCGGTTTTGCAACAACGTGGGCAAGCCTTTTGGCAAAGCTTGCCCACTGGTGGTACCACGCCATTAAGCGTGCTGGCCTGAGTGACGCCCTTCCTGCAGCTCTTCCAGCAGTTTGGCATTGAAAGCATCCAGGTCTTTAGGAGTACGGCTGGTCACGAGGCCGCTATCGACCACCACTGGCTCATCCACCCAATTTACACCGGCATTACGCAGGTCTTGGGCAACGCTTGGCACGGAGGTCATTTTGCGCCCGTCGACCACGCCTGCGTTGATCAAAATCCAGGGGGCATGGCAAATGGCGGCAACCGGCTTGCCCGCTTGGAAGAACGCTTTGACGAAGCTTAAGGCATCGTCATTTAGGCGCAGCTCGTCAGGATTGAACAAGCCGCCTGGGAGTACTAGCGCGTGATAATCCGACTCGCTGACGTCGGCCAAGGCTTTGTCGGCGCCGTAAGTATCGCCCCAGTCAGTTTCGGCCCAAGCGCGAATGCCCTTACCTTCCGGCGACACGATATGCACCTCGACCCCTTCTTTCTGAAGCGCCGCGCGAGGCACGCTCAGCTCGGACTCTTCGAAACCGTCGGTGGCTAAAATAGCAACACGCTTACCGTTCAGTGCTTGATTCATCATGCTCTCCTTTTCGTGATGAGTGTGCGTCTACAACGCCTCTCCCAGTGTGGCGCATCTTATACAATCGTCAAGCGCAGATACCAAAATCGTCCAGTCGCTAGGCGCTTAAGCGTTGTACAACACACGCCCTAGCTGGCCCACATCGTAACCGCTAAGGGTGCTGGCTCGCTGGGCAAAACGGGGCGTGCGCGCAAAGGCAAAAAGCGCCTGAACGGCGGGCTCGAAATAGCTGCGTCGATGCATGACCATATCGAAGGACTCCTCCACCAGCGGAAGGAATTCCAACTGCTGGCGCTGGGCAGCGGCCTGCATGCCAAGCCCGACATCGGCGTCACCTTGGGCGATGGCCAGGGCCAAATCGTCTTCACTGAGCGCAGGGTGCGCCGCCCATCTCAGCGCTTCGTGCGCGACGCCCGCCTGTTGCAGCAAGCAGTTCATGAGCTGCGCGGCTCCTGCGCCCGGCTGACGATGGGCCAGCACGGCTTTGCGCTTGGCAATGTCGCCCACCGATTGAATGCCCAACGGATTGCCTGGGGCCAAAAGCAGCCCCTGGCGGCGCGTGGCCCAATGCAGCACGATCAGGTCGCGCACTCCGCCCAGGCCCAGCGCGGCCGGCTCGTTATAGCGCCCGGAAGCCACGTCGAGCAGATGGATCCCCGCCAGCATCGCCCTGCCCTCCAGCAAGCGGCGCACGCCGTCGCCACTGCCCTGACACAGCGAGGCCAAGTCACTCCCGCTCTCGCGCACCGCCCACTCCAGC from Halomonas meridiana encodes the following:
- a CDS encoding helix-turn-helix transcriptional regulator, producing the protein MPNDYLTTAEVADYLRLKERKVYDLVRQGHIPCSRATGKLLFPRQHIDMWVLSHLEGDQAQRQPPPPVLAGSQDPLLEWAVRESGSDLASLCQGSGDGVRRLLEGRAMLAGIHLLDVASGRYNEPAALGLGGVRDLIVLHWATRRQGLLLAPGNPLGIQSVGDIAKRKAVLAHRQPGAGAAQLMNCLLQQAGVAHEALRWAAHPALSEDDLALAIAQGDADVGLGMQAAAQRQQLEFLPLVEESFDMVMHRRSYFEPAVQALFAFARTPRFAQRASTLSGYDVGQLGRVLYNA
- a CDS encoding type 1 glutamine amidotransferase domain-containing protein is translated as MNQALNGKRVAILATDGFEESELSVPRAALQKEGVEVHIVSPEGKGIRAWAETDWGDTYGADKALADVSESDYHALVLPGGLFNPDELRLNDDALSFVKAFFQAGKPVAAICHAPWILINAGVVDGRKMTSVPSVAQDLRNAGVNWVDEPVVVDSGLVTSRTPKDLDAFNAKLLEELQEGRHSGQHA